From the Deinococcus gobiensis I-0 genome, the window GCCCCCATGATGCCGCCCCCAGGATGCGTACTCGCGCCGGTCAGGTACAGCCCCCCCACCCCCGGCCAGCGGTAGCCGCTCGCCTTCATCCAGGGCCGGAAACTGAACATCTGGTCGAAGCTCATCTCCAGGTGCATCACGTTGCCCCGGTGCAGGCCCAGGTTGGTCTCCAGCCACTGCGGCGTCTGGACGAGTTCCCCGACGATGCGGTCGCGGGTGCCGGGCGCGTAGTGCTCGAAGGCGTTCAGGATGTTGTCGCGGGCTTCGTTCACCCGGGTCTCCCACGTGCCCGACGCGAGTTCGTAGGGGTAGTACTGCGCCCACAGCCACAGCACGTCGCTGCCGGGGGGGGCCAGCGAATCGTCCACCGCCGAGAAGCTCATGGCGATCAAGGGCGGGTCGGAGGTCGGCTGCCCGGCCAGATACTCGCCGTAGCCCTTCATCAGTTGCTGCTCGCTCTTGATGAGCAGGCCCAGCCCGGTGCGCGAGTCGGGCTCGGTGTGCTGGCGGTACTGCACCTGCCCGTCCAGGGCGAGGCGCAGCACCATGCCGAAGCCGTTGCCCACCCGCACCTGCCGCGCCGAAGCGGGGACATACTCGTCGGGCAGCGCCCCGGCGGTCGTCAGGACGTGCGCGCCCGACACCACCGCGCGGGCGGTGTACACCTCGCCGCCCTCCAGCCGGACACCCTGGGCCTTGCCGTCCTTGACCAGAATGTCCTTGACGGGCGCATTGACGAACACCTGGCCGCCGTCGGCCTCGATGGCGCGCTTCAGGGCCTTGGTCAGGCCGCCCGAGCCGCCCTTGGGCCGCGCGACGCCGCCCTCGTGGTACAGCGGATGCCACAGCAGGAAAGGCGCGCTGAGGGGGTCGCTCGGCGGGGGACCGCTCTGGGCCGCCATCCAGACCAGGGGCGCGCGCACCCGCTCCTCGGAGAAGTATTCCTTGGCCACGTCGCCGTAGGGCCGCAGGATGCGCGGGAGCTGCTCCATCCAGTCGCGGCCCCGGCCGCTGGACATGACCATCTTGCCCATGTCCAGCGGCCCCGGCGCCGAGTTGAACAGGTCGGCCACCGAGCGCGCGAACGGCGTCCAGTCGTCCAGAAAGCGGCGGTAGGCCTCGCCCTGACCGGGAAAGATCGCCTCCAGCTCGCGGGCGGTGCGGTCGGCGTCGCGGTGGATGAACCACGGCGTCTCGCCGTCCGAGGCGTGGAACATGGGGTCCACTTCGAGGTAGTGCAGGCCGTGGCGCGTCAGCTCCAGCTCGCGCACGACCGGGGTCAGGCGGATCAGGATGTGGGCGCTGCCGCCGTAGTCGAACTGGTAGCCGGGCACGAGTTCCTCGGTGCTCACCGCGCCGCCCACCATGTGCCGGCGCTCGAACACACCCACCTTCAGGCCCGCCTTGGCGGCGTAGGCGGCCGTCACCAGGGCGTTGTGGCCCGCGCCCATCACGATCACGTCGAAATCCGGCATCTGGGGCCAGTGTGGCACGCCCGCGTGCGGGCAGAGCGTCAGGAATGCGCCAGAGTGCCGGGGCTCAGGGCAGCCGCAGCCGGTGACCGCTGCCGAAGGTGACGTTCAGGACCGGCTCCTCGGGGTCGCCGATGTCCACGGCGCACCGGGTCACCTCGACCCCCTCGGGCAGCGTGACCTGCGGGCAGGTGGCCGAAAGCCGGCCGTCCACCTGATCCGTCACGACCTGCAGGTAGAGCCTGCGCGCCGCCGCCTGCTCACCCGCCTGCGTGGCCGTCTGCCGCGCCGAGAGCAGGTTCGGGATCAGGACGGCCGCGAAGACCGGCAGCACCAGCAGCAGGACGTGGGCGGCGATCAGGGCGATCTTGCCCGCTGCCGGAAAGGTCGAAGGAAAGCCCCGCCCAGCCTGCGCCGCGTAGCTGCGGTGGTAGTGCACGAGCTGGGTGAGGCGGGCGCGGTCAGGGACACCCCAGCACTTTAGGCGGCGGGCCGGGCCGCCGCCGCCTCATTTGCCGGAGCCGACCTCGCGCGGCGCCGCGCCGGCCGTGTTCCCGTCCTCCGCCTCGCCGTCCCACAGCGCGCGCATCTCGGGGCTGCGGGCCAGCAGGTCGCTCAGGGTCCCCTCGTCGACCAGGCGCCCACCGGCCATGACCAGAATCCGGTCGGCGCGGGTCAGGGCGGCGCGGCGGTGCGAGACGACCAGGCAGGTCGCGTCCAGCTCGGTAAAGAGGCTGTCCCACAGCGCGGCCTCGGTGCGGGCGTCCAGGGCGCTGCTCACGTCGTCGAAGACCAGCAGGTCGGCCCCCTGCGCGAGCATCCGGGCGACGGCGGCGCGCTGCACCTGCCCGCCCGAGAGCTTGACGCCGCGCGCGCCGACCTCGGTGTCCAGACCCGCCCCCAACTGCGCGAGATCGGGACCGAGCTGCGCGAGCCGCACCGCGCGGTCCAGCTCGGCGGCGTCGGCGCCGCTCAGGACGTTCTCGCGCAGCGGATCGGAAAAGAGGTTGGGCAGCTGCGCCGTATACGCGCTGCGCGGCGGCACGAAGAAGGTCGCGGGGTCCTCCACCGCCTCGCCGTTCCAGAAGGTGCGGCCCGCGTCCTGCGGCATCAGGCCCAGCAGGGCGCGCACGAGCGTGGTCTTGCCGCTGCCGATGCGCCCCGTCACGACCACGAACTCGCCGCGCCGCAGCGCGAAGCTCACGTCCGCGATGCCCGCGCCGCCGGGGTGGTGGGCGCCCAGGCCCTCGACCCGCAGCTCGCGCAGCGGCTCGGCCACCGGGCGCGCGGGGGCGGGCGGCAGCTCGGCGTGCAGGTACAGAGGGTGGTGCTCGACCGGCTGGGTGTCGGGGGCGTCCTGAAGCAGGCGGTGCATGCGCTCGTAGCTCACCCCGGTGCGGCGGTGGCGGGCGATGGCGTCGCCGAAAAAGCCCATCGTGCCGGTCAGGCGCGGCAGCAGGCCGATGAACAGCACGAAATCGGCCACGTCCATCGCGCCGCCCCGGATGCGCGAGGCGCCCATCAGGAGCACGACCCCCACGGCGATGTTCACCATGTTGGTGTTCACGCCCCGGATCAGTTCGGTGAGGAGCACGTCGCGCAGCGCGGCCTTCTGGCGCACGTCGCCGAGCGCGCGCAGGTGCGCCACCATGCCGTCCTCGCGGGCGGCGAGCTTGACGGCGCTCACGGCCCCGAAGGTCTCGCCGATGAAGTCGGTCACGCGGGCGGTCGCCTCGCGCATGCGGCGGCGGTAGCTGCGGATGACCGGCGAGAGCCGCTGCACGAACAGCACCATCAGCAGCAGCGGCGCGCAGACCAGCAGGGTGATCAGGGGGTCCACCGAGGCCATCAGCCCGACGGCGATGGCGGTGTACAGCAGCATGCCTGCGCCGTCCACCCAGACCTCGGTGTAGCCGGCCACGTCGTCCACATCGTCGCGGAAGCGGCTCACCGCCTCGGCGGGCGTGTCGGGCAGGCGCCGCGAGCCGCGCGCGCGCAGCAGGTACGACATCAGGTTGCGCCGCACGAGCGCGTCGAGGGTGTACCACAGCTCGATCCAGGCGCGGAAGGCCCCGTAGAAGATCCCGAAGCGGCTGACCCGCACGAAGGCGAACCAGCCCACCGAGGCCCACGCCGCCAGGATCACGGCGTCCACGCCCTGGCCTGCACTACCCGCCAGCCGCAGCTTGTCGGCTTCCTCCAGGTGACGGAACACGCCGCTGATCGCCAGCGTGAGGAGCGCGGGCGAGGCATGGACCGCCGACCACATGACGAGATTGAAGGCGAACAGGCCCGGCTGGTAGACGAACAGCCGCCGCGAGAGCGCGAAGGTGCGCCCCGGATCGGTCGTCTGGGCGGGGGGGGAGGGGGGGGTGGTCATGGGGTCTCCTGTAGGCGCGCCGGTCATGCCAGCACCGCCGCCGCGCCGGTCTCCGCGCCGTGCAGGCCGCGTTCGGCTCCCTGTCCGGCCCGCAGCAGCGCCGCGTAGTGGCTGCGCGGATCGCGTTCCAGGTCGGCGCGCTCGCCGTTCTCGATGACCTCGCCGCCGCCCAGCACCAGAATCCGGTCCGCGCGGGCCACGGTATCCAGCCGGTGCGCGATGACGATGGCCGTACGCCCCGAGAGCAGCCGGGTCATGGCGCGCGTGAGCTGCGCCTCGGTGGCGGGGTCCAGCCGGCTGCTCGGCTCGTCGAGGATGACCACCGCCGGGTCACGCAGCATGACCCGCGCGAAGGCCAGCAGCTGAGCCTGCCCCGCGCTGAGGCTGCCGGTGGGCAGCGGGGTCCGCACGCCCTGCGCCAGGGTGTCCAGCCAGCTGCCCAGGCCCACCTCGCGCAGCGCCTCCTCGACCCGGTGGTCGGGCACGGCCGCGTCGAAAAAGCTGAGGTTGTCGCGCACGCTCGCCTGGAACAGCTGCACGTCCTGGGTCACGACCGCCACCCGCGAGCGCAGGTCGTGCAGCCGCACGTCGCGGGTGTCCAGTCCACCCAGGCGCACATGGCCGCCCGTGGGGTCGTAGAGACGCGAGACCAGCCGGGTCAGGGTGGTCTTGCCGCTGCCGGTGCGGCCCAGCAGGCCCAGGGTCTGCCCGGCTTCCAACGTGAAGTTCACGTCGCGCAGTACGCCGCGCGACTGCGGGTCCTCGGGCGCGTAGCTGAACTCCACCCCCTCGAAGCGCACCTCCAGCGGGCCGGGGGGCAGGGTCCGTTCGCCTTCCGGGATGCCGGTACGCAGCGCCAGCAGCTCGCCGATGCGGCCCAGGCTGGCCCCCGCCTTCTGGAGGTCCTGAAGCTGCTGCGTGAGCTGGTCGATGGGTTCCTCGACCATGCTCATGTACTGGTAGAGCAGGAAGGCCGTGCCCAGCGTGATGGCCCCCGCCGCGTACAGCCCGACCGCCGCACTCAGGATGCCCACGTAGCCCACCGCGAACAGCACCATGCTGAGCTGCCAGACCACGTTGCGCCGCGCCCACGACAGCACGCTGCGAGAAAAGAAGTCGCGCTGCACGCGCAGGAAGCCGCGCAGGTGGTGCTCGCCGGCCCCCAGGGCGCGCACGTCCTCCAGGCCCGCGAGGCGTTCCTCGACGTAGCCGAACAGGCGGGCACTCGACTCGCGTTCCAGGCGGGTCGGCTCGACCCCCCGCTTGCGGACGCGGTTCATGAGGAACAGGGTCACGCCCACGAAGACGGTGATCGCCAGGCCGACCCGCACGTCGGTGACATAGAACATGACGACCGCGCCCGTGAGCAACAGCGCCGCCCCGAAGACCCGCACCGCGAATTGCGAGAAGAAGTTGCTCAGGGCCGTCACGTCGCCGTCGATGCGCTCGATCATCTCGCCGGGGGTACGTTCCTTGTGCTCGCGCATGTCCAGCGAGAGCAGATGGGCCATGAGGTCGCCGCGCAGGCGGTTGGTGGCCGTCCAGCCCACCCGCGCCCCCACGTAGGTCGCCCCGGCGTTCAGGAGCTGTACCCCCACCGCCAGCGCGATGTACAGCCCCGCGAGCCGCAGCAGCAGGCCCATGTCGGCCCCCGCCCCGAGCCGCGCGCTGTCGATGAAGCGCTTCATGATCTGCGGCAGCACGAGGTTCAGGCCCGTGGCCCCCAGCAGCAGCGCGGCCAGCCCGGCGACCGCCCACTTGAGCGGCCCGAGATACTGCCGCAACACATTCAGCGACCCGGTCGGGGGGCCGGAACGTGGCGGCGCGGCCGAAGAGGAGGAAGGAGAAGAAGGCGCCATCCTCCCAGGCTAGAGCGCGCTCCGTACTCCCGCATCCGCCGAGTGGCGCATCGCCCGGCCATGCGGGACGACCCCTGGTCAGCCCAGCAGACGCTCCAGCTCGGCCTGCCGCACGGCGAGCTCGGTCTCGGACACGGCCGGGTCGCCCGCTTCGACTTCAACCTCGCCCAGCGGCACCCAGCTCACGCAGCCGAGCATGCCGGGGGTCTCGTCCAGCACCAGCGGCGCGGTCAGCGGGCGCACCCGCAGCAGCAGCGCGTGCACCCAGGGGCGGTTGCGGTAGTGGAAGCGGCGCTCGATGGCCCCGGCGGTCAGCGCCTGCAATGGCTCCAGCGCCAGCGCCCCCTCCAGCGACTCGACCTTATGCACGGCGACGACCTCGGCCAGGGCCGGAAAGTGGATCTGGCCGGGGGCAGGGTCGTCGCGCAGCAGGGGCTGGTATTCGCCCTTCAGTTCCTGCGGGTTCTGGTGCAGGAAGGTCGGGTAGAGCAGGAAGCGGCGGTGCTCGACCTCGAAGCCGTCGTGCGTTTCCATGATGCCGCCCTTGCGGATCAGGAGAGAGAGGTGGCCTCCTGCGAGGAGCCGGGACTGGGTATCCCATTCTTTGAGGGCGGAGAGGGGCATGGCTGAACTTTAGCGGCTGCCCTGCGGGTGGATGCCCCCGCTGCCAGCGCGACCCCCATGAAGAACCACGCAATAGGCGCAAAACGAATGACCTCGGGCCAGGTGAAGAGGTAGATGGAGTAGGCTACCAGAGCGGCAGAGAGGCCCGGTGCGATTAAGCGGCTTAACCAGATGGCCCAGCTCAGCAAACCGATAAAGGCCAGGGCCACCGGCAAGCCATAGGTCAGGGCGTAGTCCATATACTCGTTGTGGACTTTATTCACACCAATCTCGAAGCTTTCCCGCTTCCCATCCGGACGCCCCAGAATAAAACGGGGCGGTCCTTCCGACACTTGAGGCAGCCGGCGCGCACTTCGCACGTCCCCCAGATGACTCTCAGCGAGCAGGGCATCGGCGGGCCGGGTGGCCATGACACGCCACAAAGCGGGCGGACCCCAGCCTGTTAGGGGCTTCTGAGCGATACCGATCAATGCTGAATGCCACAGGACACCCCTTCCACTGCTGTCCGTAATGTTCTGACCGCTTGTCCCACCGAAGCTCCGCGCCACCGACCGCGGAAGCTGTGCTGCGCCGACGCACAGCAGTATCCCCAGAACCAGAGCCGTGCCTGTCGGCCACGTCAACCAGCGCCGATTCCATAGCAGCAGCCACAAGAGACCCACGCCACCTGCCAGCCACGGCCCACGCGACCAAGAACCCGCCAGACCCCACGCTACGAGCAGCAGCGCCACCCAGCCCCAGGCACGCTCCTGGCCCCGCAGGTGCGGCTGTACCCCAACCAGTAGCGGGAGCAGCAGCGCCAATACCCCGCCCATGTACCCCCGATGGCCCAGCGTGCCCCCAAACGCTGTGGCGACTACTCCCTGAAAGGCCCCTTCTCCAATGACGCCCAGCAAGGTGAGTTGCTGCAAGACGTTAGGAAGTGCGAGTGCGGCTCCTCCCACCAGTGCGGCGCGGGCCAGCGTGAGCGTCGCGCCTCCAGCCGGCGTGGCCTGCATCCAACCCAGCCCTGCGAAGGCAACCAGCACGTACAACAGGTGCATGAGCACTCCGTCCGCCCGGTCCGACGCACCCAACCATGTCAGGACTGCCGGTTGAATTGCTGCCGAGCACAGCAGCCACACAGCCAGCGCCAGCAGTCCCCAGGCGGGCGCCGTCCACCTCAGCGCCCCGGCCCCCCACGCCTGCCACACCATCAGCAGCGCAGCGGGCAGGACCACCCCATAGACCCACCACAACTTCGGTTGAAGGTAAATCACGTCAAACGACGGCGCTACCGTCGGGTTGATCACCAGGGGTAGCGCAAACAGGGCGAACAGGAGAAGTGAAGGAGACGTGAGCAATGGCGATCTGCCAGATCTACGGCTCATGGGAAGTTAATCCCCCCAGCACCCGTTACCGAGAAGGCTGTGGCTCCCGGGGCGTTGTTTTCTACATTCGATGGTGTGGCCGTAATCATGGTCGCCCCTCGCCGGTCCCAGATGTCGAAGACATAGGTGAAATTCAGCGTACTCGCGGTCGAGCGGTCACGATAAAAGATGTTCCGATTCCTACAGGCGCTGTCGAGATTGGCCATCAGACTATCCAACAAGGCGGCGTCACTGGCGGTGGCCAGGTAGGTCTTGTGGTCTACCTGCGAAATCGCTTCCGCCGTCTGAAGGCTCTTTGCACACATCCGTGCCCCCGTGTCGTAGGAACGCCTTTGGGACGCCAGAAGACCGGGGATCATTATTAGTGCGAGTACGCCGATAATGGCGATGACGACAAGAAGCTCGATCAGTGTAAAGCCAGCAAGATTGAATTTCATACAATTCATTGATAATACGAGCAGAAGGACAGCAGACTTAGCTGCTGTCCTTCTGCCTAAAGTTGTGACTTAGCTGCCCGACAGTGCGTTAGGGGTAGCGGTGAAGGTCTTGTTGCCACGCGTGTCCTTCACGTCAATGCTGTAGTTGCCAGCCACACCCGCAGCGGTCGCAGCGGTCATGGTGGGGGTAATCACCATGTTGGTATTCATGCAGCTCGCGGAGAGACCCATCGCATCGTAGGTGGTGCTGACAGCGACGCCATTAGTATCAGTGCCGGTAATAGCAGTCGCAGAAGTCGCGGTCGTACCAGAGGCCTTGGTCAGGGGGAAGTAAGCCTGCTTGTCAATTTGGTAGGTCGCTTCAGCGGTCTGGATGCTCTTGGCGCAGGCTTGCGCGCCCGTATCATAGGCACGCTTCTGGGCACCCAGCAGGTTGGGGATCAGCACGGCCGCCAGGATCCCGATGATGGCGATGACGATCAGCAGCTCGATCAGGGTGAAGCCTTGGGTGTTGTTCTTCATGGTGTTCTCCTGGGTTCGGCGCGGCGGATAAAGGATGGATGGATCGCCTCGCCTGTTAGGGCATTGACAGTTCCGGGTGTCTCCCGTCCCTGCTTGACCACAGGTTACGAAGCGTGTCCTCACAGGTCTCTTACGTTTCCGGGGCCGCAGCGACCTTCAAGTGGGGGGCCCACCCCAGACATCCATCCGACGGTTTGACCGATCAGCACGGTCTTTTATGCCTCCTCCCCTGTACAGCCAGACACCTGTCAGAGTTCACCAGATGACCGGGCGCGCCGGGGTGCTATGCTGCGGGACAGTTCAGTCCGGACCCGGCCCGCAGGCCAGGGACCGGGCCGGATGGAAGGCAGAGGTTTCGCCTCCACCCCAATTCCACTCCTCCAGCCCCCGCGCCCCGCGCAGGCGCACGGCGTCTTGCCGTCGCCGCGCCCGGGCCGGTCCTGTGGCCGGAAAACGAGGCCCACCTTGGAACTCACCCCCCGCGTCCCCCCGCACAGCACCGAGGCCGAGGTCAGCGTGCTGGGCAGCGTGCTGCTCGACAACGACACCCTGACCAGCCTGGGCGACACCGTCGGCCCCGAGATGTTCTACCGCGAAGGCCACCGCAAGATCTTCGCCGCCATGCGCACCCTGCAGGAACGCGGCGAACCGGTGGACCTCGTGACCCTCAGCGAGGACCTGCGGGTCAAGGGCCTGCTCGACGAGGTGGGCGGGCTGACCTACCTGATCGGGCTGTCCGAGCAGGTGCCCACCGCCGCCTACGCCGAGCACTACGCGCGCATCGTGCAGGAAAAGCACACGCTCCGGCAGCTCATCGGGGCGTCGGGCCGGGCCATGCAGCTCGCCTACGACGCGGCGCTGCCGCTCGAGGACCTGCTCGACAAGGCCGAGAAGATGATCTTCGAGGTCGCCGAGCAGAAGAAGAAGGGCGAAGCCTTCCAGGAAATGAGCGAGGTCGTCCACAACACCTTCGAGTACATCACCCTGCTGCACGCCAACAAGGGCATCCCCGACGGCGTGAGCAGCGGCTTCCGCGACCTCGACGAGCAGATTTCGGGCCTCCAGAAGGGCAGCCTGAACGTGCTGGCGGCCCGTCCCTCGATGGGCAAGACGGCCTTCGCGCTCTCCATCGCCCAGAACGTCGCCCTGCGCGGCGAGAAGACGGTCGCGGTGTTCAGCCTGGAAATGCCGAGCGTGCAGCTCGCCCTGCGCATGCTGTGCAGCGAGGCGCGGGTGGACATGAACCGCATCCGCAGCGGGCAGCTCGGCGAGCGCGACTTCGAGCGGCTGGCCCACGCGGCCGGGCGGCTGGCCGAGGCCCCGATGGTCATCGACGACGAACCGGACCTGACCCTGAACAGCCTGCGCAGCAAGCTGCGGCGCATCGCCGCGCAGCACGGACAGCTCGGGCTGGTGGTCATCGACTACCTCCAGCTCATGTCTGGGGGCAAGAGTTCGGGCGGCTCGGACAACCGCCAGCAGGAGATCAGCACCATCTCGCGCGGCCTCAAGGGCCTGGCGCGTGAGCTGGAGGTGCCGGTCATCGTGCTGTCGCAGCTCTCGCGCGCGGTCGAGCAGCGGCCCAACCACCGGCCGATGCTCTCGGACCTGCGCGAGTCGGGGGCCATCGAGCAGGACGCCGACATCGTGATGTTCATCTACCGCGACGAGTACTACAACAAGGAAACCGACCAGCAGGGCATCGCGGAGATCATCATCGGCAAGCAGCGCAACGGCCCGGTCGGCACGGTCAAGCTGCAGTTTCACAGCGCGCATGTGCGGTTCAACGATCTTGCGCCGGAGGGCGTGTAATGGCGGAAGATCAGAGCAGCGGAACGCAGGGCGCGGGGCAGCGCAGACGCAGGCGGCGGCGCGGCGGCCCGAACGGGACGCAGGGCGGCGCGGCGGCCCGGCCAGCCACCCTGCGCCCCGGACAGGTGACCAACACGACCGCCGTGCCGGTTCCGGCCGCCCCCCAGAAGCGCGGCCAGAAGCGCCCTCTGGCCGACCCG encodes:
- a CDS encoding phytoene desaturase family protein; this translates as MPDFDVIVMGAGHNALVTAAYAAKAGLKVGVFERRHMVGGAVSTEELVPGYQFDYGGSAHILIRLTPVVRELELTRHGLHYLEVDPMFHASDGETPWFIHRDADRTARELEAIFPGQGEAYRRFLDDWTPFARSVADLFNSAPGPLDMGKMVMSSGRGRDWMEQLPRILRPYGDVAKEYFSEERVRAPLVWMAAQSGPPPSDPLSAPFLLWHPLYHEGGVARPKGGSGGLTKALKRAIEADGGQVFVNAPVKDILVKDGKAQGVRLEGGEVYTARAVVSGAHVLTTAGALPDEYVPASARQVRVGNGFGMVLRLALDGQVQYRQHTEPDSRTGLGLLIKSEQQLMKGYGEYLAGQPTSDPPLIAMSFSAVDDSLAPPGSDVLWLWAQYYPYELASGTWETRVNEARDNILNAFEHYAPGTRDRIVGELVQTPQWLETNLGLHRGNVMHLEMSFDQMFSFRPWMKASGYRWPGVGGLYLTGASTHPGGGIMGASGRNAASVLVRDLTRRRWR
- a CDS encoding ABC transporter ATP-binding protein, yielding MTTPPSPPAQTTDPGRTFALSRRLFVYQPGLFAFNLVMWSAVHASPALLTLAISGVFRHLEEADKLRLAGSAGQGVDAVILAAWASVGWFAFVRVSRFGIFYGAFRAWIELWYTLDALVRRNLMSYLLRARGSRRLPDTPAEAVSRFRDDVDDVAGYTEVWVDGAGMLLYTAIAVGLMASVDPLITLLVCAPLLLMVLFVQRLSPVIRSYRRRMREATARVTDFIGETFGAVSAVKLAAREDGMVAHLRALGDVRQKAALRDVLLTELIRGVNTNMVNIAVGVVLLMGASRIRGGAMDVADFVLFIGLLPRLTGTMGFFGDAIARHRRTGVSYERMHRLLQDAPDTQPVEHHPLYLHAELPPAPARPVAEPLRELRVEGLGAHHPGGAGIADVSFALRRGEFVVVTGRIGSGKTTLVRALLGLMPQDAGRTFWNGEAVEDPATFFVPPRSAYTAQLPNLFSDPLRENVLSGADAAELDRAVRLAQLGPDLAQLGAGLDTEVGARGVKLSGGQVQRAAVARMLAQGADLLVFDDVSSALDARTEAALWDSLFTELDATCLVVSHRRAALTRADRILVMAGGRLVDEGTLSDLLARSPEMRALWDGEAEDGNTAGAAPREVGSGK
- a CDS encoding ABC transporter ATP-binding protein, encoding MAPSSPSSSSAAPPRSGPPTGSLNVLRQYLGPLKWAVAGLAALLLGATGLNLVLPQIMKRFIDSARLGAGADMGLLLRLAGLYIALAVGVQLLNAGATYVGARVGWTATNRLRGDLMAHLLSLDMREHKERTPGEMIERIDGDVTALSNFFSQFAVRVFGAALLLTGAVVMFYVTDVRVGLAITVFVGVTLFLMNRVRKRGVEPTRLERESSARLFGYVEERLAGLEDVRALGAGEHHLRGFLRVQRDFFSRSVLSWARRNVVWQLSMVLFAVGYVGILSAAVGLYAAGAITLGTAFLLYQYMSMVEEPIDQLTQQLQDLQKAGASLGRIGELLALRTGIPEGERTLPPGPLEVRFEGVEFSYAPEDPQSRGVLRDVNFTLEAGQTLGLLGRTGSGKTTLTRLVSRLYDPTGGHVRLGGLDTRDVRLHDLRSRVAVVTQDVQLFQASVRDNLSFFDAAVPDHRVEEALREVGLGSWLDTLAQGVRTPLPTGSLSAGQAQLLAFARVMLRDPAVVILDEPSSRLDPATEAQLTRAMTRLLSGRTAIVIAHRLDTVARADRILVLGGGEVIENGERADLERDPRSHYAALLRAGQGAERGLHGAETGAAAVLA
- a CDS encoding DUF1802 family protein — encoded protein: MPLSALKEWDTQSRLLAGGHLSLLIRKGGIMETHDGFEVEHRRFLLYPTFLHQNPQELKGEYQPLLRDDPAPGQIHFPALAEVVAVHKVESLEGALALEPLQALTAGAIERRFHYRNRPWVHALLLRVRPLTAPLVLDETPGMLGCVSWVPLGEVEVEAGDPAVSETELAVRQAELERLLG
- a CDS encoding O-antigen ligase family protein, with amino-acid sequence MSRRSGRSPLLTSPSLLLFALFALPLVINPTVAPSFDVIYLQPKLWWVYGVVLPAALLMVWQAWGAGALRWTAPAWGLLALAVWLLCSAAIQPAVLTWLGASDRADGVLMHLLYVLVAFAGLGWMQATPAGGATLTLARAALVGGAALALPNVLQQLTLLGVIGEGAFQGVVATAFGGTLGHRGYMGGVLALLLPLLVGVQPHLRGQERAWGWVALLLVAWGLAGSWSRGPWLAGGVGLLWLLLWNRRWLTWPTGTALVLGILLCVGAAQLPRSVARSFGGTSGQNITDSSGRGVLWHSALIGIAQKPLTGWGPPALWRVMATRPADALLAESHLGDVRSARRLPQVSEGPPRFILGRPDGKRESFEIGVNKVHNEYMDYALTYGLPVALAFIGLLSWAIWLSRLIAPGLSAALVAYSIYLFTWPEVIRFAPIAWFFMGVALAAGASTRRAAAKVQPCPSPPSKNGIPSPGSSQEATSLS
- a CDS encoding type IV pilin protein, yielding MKFNLAGFTLIELLVVIAIIGVLALIMIPGLLASQRRSYDTGARMCAKSLQTAEAISQVDHKTYLATASDAALLDSLMANLDSACRNRNIFYRDRSTASTLNFTYVFDIWDRRGATMITATPSNVENNAPGATAFSVTGAGGINFP
- a CDS encoding type IV pilin protein, whose amino-acid sequence is MKNNTQGFTLIELLIVIAIIGILAAVLIPNLLGAQKRAYDTGAQACAKSIQTAEATYQIDKQAYFPLTKASGTTATSATAITGTDTNGVAVSTTYDAMGLSASCMNTNMVITPTMTAATAAGVAGNYSIDVKDTRGNKTFTATPNALSGS
- the dnaB gene encoding replicative DNA helicase, which translates into the protein MELTPRVPPHSTEAEVSVLGSVLLDNDTLTSLGDTVGPEMFYREGHRKIFAAMRTLQERGEPVDLVTLSEDLRVKGLLDEVGGLTYLIGLSEQVPTAAYAEHYARIVQEKHTLRQLIGASGRAMQLAYDAALPLEDLLDKAEKMIFEVAEQKKKGEAFQEMSEVVHNTFEYITLLHANKGIPDGVSSGFRDLDEQISGLQKGSLNVLAARPSMGKTAFALSIAQNVALRGEKTVAVFSLEMPSVQLALRMLCSEARVDMNRIRSGQLGERDFERLAHAAGRLAEAPMVIDDEPDLTLNSLRSKLRRIAAQHGQLGLVVIDYLQLMSGGKSSGGSDNRQQEISTISRGLKGLARELEVPVIVLSQLSRAVEQRPNHRPMLSDLRESGAIEQDADIVMFIYRDEYYNKETDQQGIAEIIIGKQRNGPVGTVKLQFHSAHVRFNDLAPEGV